One Actinomycetota bacterium genomic window, GAGCCGGCGATCGTGACGTCGCCGCCGTCGCCGCCGCCGGCTGCAGCCACCGAGGACATGGCCGACTTCTTCGCGGCGTCTCCTCCGGCCCCCGAAGCCACGACCGCGCCCGGGTCGATCCGGACTTCGCCAGTGAGCGACTTCAGGACGACGTCGCCCCCACGGGAGCCGGGAGCACCGGTTCCGCCCGTGATCCGCCCGAGAACGACCAGGGGGCCGCGGGCGACGATCTCGAGCGGGTGTCCCGCGTCGCCGAGAAGCGTCCCCTCGACGATCGCCGTCTTCCGCACGACGATGCGCAGCGGACCTTTGGCGCGCACAGTCTGCTCGGGGCGGATGCGGAAGGCGTCGCCGACGACGGTTCCGTCAAGGGCCAGGGGGAGCGGAAGGCCGTCTGATGCGGCCATGGCGGCGCTTGGCGGCGAGGCCAGCATGATCACGAGAAGTGCGGCCCGGACTGCCTGCATGGTGCCCCCCGTCCCTGAATGTGAGCACGGGGGCCGCTGTGGCCCCCGTGCTCCGAACCTGTTGGTGCCTACGGGCAGTCGTTCGGCTCGTCGCCGTTGGCCGGGTCGCCGTCGTCGGAACCGTCCGCGTCGCCCGCGCCGACGTAGGCGTTGCCGTACGTGGGCGTGGTCCCCTCGCCATTGGCATTGACCCAGATGTAGCCGGTTCCGCTGTCGGCGGCAGGGGTGTTCGGGTTCTCGTTGCAGACGCGCAGGGCGCCGCTTTCGTCCACCTCCACATATCCCGCGTTCCCGGAGTCGCTGAACGCCCCGGTGGGTGTCGGGTCGTCGACCCGGACGGCGCTGGCGGGCAATGCGATCGCCAGCACGGCAAGCGCCACAGCAGGCAGCAGGACAAGACGCTTCATTTCCAACCTCCCCAGTAGCGGATCTCCCTCGGGTGACAGGCAGTGCGCGGCTACGTTCGCCGTCTCGACCGCGGTTCCTGCCGAACGCTCCCACAGCTCGCCGGTTCTGAAGGCTTGAGCGGGCCCCGCGTCAGGCCGGATGGTTAAGTAGTCGCATGTTCCTGTCTTCCAAACCCGACGAGGCGACCATTCGCGAGTTCCTGTCCGGTCTGGCGTCGGCCCCCCTGTCCTATGAGCCGGTGGGACTGTGCAGGATGAACCCCAAGGGCTACAACGTGGACGTCCACCGGGTCCGGATTGGGACCGGCGAGTCCGACCTGGAGACGGCCAAACAGGCGTTGGACTCCTTCGCCGGCGTCCGTTTGGGGTGGGCGGACGTCTTCCCGGAGAAGCCGACCGCCGAACTGGGTTCGAACGTCGTGGTGATAGCCAGCCACATGGGCTTCTGGTCGCTGAACGGGTGCCGGATCGTCAGCCGGCTCCCGAGCGACGAAGACCCCCGCTACGGCTTTTGCTACGGGACCCTGCGCGAGCACGCGGAGATAGGCGAGGAACTGTTCTCGCTCGAGCTGGACCCGGACGACGACGGCGTCTGGTACGAGATCCGAGCCGTCTCGCGGCCCGGCGCTCTGATCGCAAAGGCCGGCCGGTCCATCGCGCGGGGCTTGCAGAAGAAGTTCCGCGAGGACTCCGCCAGGGCCATGGCCGCGGCGGTCGCGACCGCAACCGCCGGGTGACAACCAAACGAAGAGGCGGTCCGAGCGACGAGCTGTCCGCCGACGAGGCGCGCAGCATCGCGCTGGCCGCCCAGGGCCTGACGGGGCGGCCCGCGTCCAAGCCGGGGGTGGCCGGGGTCCGCCGGGTGGTCCGGCGCCTTCACGCCCTCCAGCTGGACTCGGTCAACGTCCTGGTCCGGTCGCATTACCTGCCCGTCTTCTCGCGCCTGGGTCCGTACCCGATGACGGACCTCGACCGCCTGGTCAACAAGACCCACGAGCTGCTGGAGCTGGACGCGCACCAGGCGTCTTTCGTGCCCGCGGAGCTGGAGCCTCTGTTCCGCTGGAGGCGCCGCTGGTCGGACTGGGAGACGTCCGGACCCAAGCTGCGGCGGGAGCGTCCGGGCTACGTGGAGGCCATCGAGCGCCACGTGGCCGACCACGGTCCGATCGCCCTGAGCGACCTGGAGGACAAGGGGAGCCGCGAGAAACCGAAGACCAAGTACGCCGAGTCGTCCCTGATGTGGTGGAGGCCGTCGGACGGAAAGAGCGTCCTCGACGGACTGGTCTCCACCGGCCGCTTCGCGCTGGCGGGCAGGCGAGGGTTCGCGCGTCTGTACGACCTGCGCGAGCGGGTGATCCCCCCGGAGGTCCTCGCACAGCCCGCTCCGCCGGCGGAGGACGCAATACGCACGCTGGTCGAGCTCGCTGCGCGTGCGCTGGGAGTGGCCACCGTGGGCGACCTCGCCGGCTATTTCTTCCTGAAGGTGGGCGACACGAAGAAAGCGGCGCGCGATCTCGTGGAGCAGGGTTCTCTGCGGGCGGCGCGAGTGCAAGGTTGGAAGGACCCGGTGTACGTCCACACCTCGGCCCGGGCCGCGCCTTCGCTGGAGGCCCGGACGCTGCTGTCGCCGTTCGACTCGCTGACCTGGAGCCGCGACCGCACAAAGCGCCTGTTCGGATTCGACTTCAGCTTCGAGATCTACGTCCCGGCCCCGGAGCGGCGTTACGGCTACTACGTACTCCCGTTCCTGCTCCGCGACCGGCTGGTCGCCCGTGTGGACCTGAAATCGGACCGCAAACGCTCGACCCTTCTCGTGCAGGCGGCCTTCGGGGAAGCAGGGACGGCACCGAAGGAGGTGGCGGCCGAGCTCGCGCGCGAGCTGGGGCTGATGGCCGGCTGGCTCGGGCTCGAGCGGGTCGAGGTAGGGGAGCGGGGGGACCTCGCCCGTCCACTGGCCAGGGCAGTGAAGCCGCGGCTGGTGAGGTAGTCAGTCCGGGGAGGATTCAGCGAGCGCCGATGAGGTGTCGCGCGTGCTCGATCAGGCGGAGCGTTGCATCGATCCTTTCCGGTGCGGCCCGGTCCGCCTCGTCGTACCCGCGTTCCCGCTCGTCCAGGGAAGACTGGATGAGGGGCTGCCATGGGGGGCCGAGCTCGTCGCCTGCCCAGGTCATCGCCTCTCGTTTCGAGCCCACCTCCCCGAAGTGGACTGTGTACAGGATCCGGCAGACGGTGGCGACTGCGTAGCGCTGCGACCACGCCAGACTCAGGGTGGTCCACGACAGCAGGTCGGGCAGCAGCGTCTGGATGTCCCGGCGCATCCTCGACCGCAGAACCTCCGGCGGCACTTCGCCAACGAACGTCCGCGGCTCCGGTCCGGCGAGCGTGACGCCCCGCTCGCGCAGCGACCATCGCGTCACCTCCCGGTTGCAGTGCGTGGACCACTGCATCTCGCGCCAGCCGTGGTCGATGTAAAGCCACTCCCTTTCGAGGGCCTCGAGAGTCTGGAGATCCTGCTTCGGCGGGTAGGACCCTTCGAGGTGTTTCGTCCAGTGGCCGGGGCGGGTTGGGATGTCGTCGTGCAGCACGCGCAGCGCCGACTCGTGCTCACCGGTCAGAGGGCCAGAAGTCACCACGAGGAAGTCGCAGTCGCTTTGCATGTCCGCGTCGCCCACGGCGAACGAGCCCGTGAGGTAGGCGCCGTAGAAGTTGTTCCCGAGGATCGACTGCGCGGCCCCCACGAGGCCGGCCAGGACGGCGTTGAGCTCCGGAAAAGGCGTGGGGGCCCGGTTCACCGGTTCAGGCCGAGGGCGCGCGGCCGTCCAGCTCCGACACCAGACGCTTGGGTGCGACGAGGCGGTAGCTGTCCTCTATGAGCTCCGCGATCTCGTCCCAGTCGGGGGTGCCGTCAACGTACGCGCCCACCCAGCCCTTGGGGCCGGTGTAGGCGGGGACGAAGTATCGGCCGGGATCCTGCTCGACCAGGGCCTCTTGGACGCCCGGCGCACCCTTGACGTTGACGGCCGGACGACCGACCTCAAAGCAGAACACGAAGATCTTGTCCCGGACGCGAAAGGCTGGTGACGTGTGTCCTCCGAAGGGCTTCTCCACGGCCTCCGGCAGCGCCAGGCAGATCTGGCGCACCTTCCGGTAGGGATCCGCTCGGCTCATGCGACCACTGTAGGCACGACCCGGCAAACCGAGAAGGGGGACCCCCGAACGGGAGCCCCCCTTCTTCCGGCTGGATCTACACGACGGTGATCGAGAAGTTCAGAGGAGTCGCCGGATTGAAGGCGTTGTCCCGTCCGGTCACCGTCACCTCGTAGCGACCCGGGAGCGTCGGCGCCTGGGCTGACCACTCGCACAAGCGCTTCCCGATGTCCGAGCAGGTGAGTGTGGCCGACAATGACTCCCGCGGCGTGACAAGCCCCGTGTAGGACACGGCCACCTCGGTCACGCCGGAGAAGTCGTCGATGGCCCCGCCGGTCAGGTTCGAGCCCGCCACTCCCCCCGCACTGATCACCACGGCCTCGGGGGCCGTGTCCGAGGCGAGCACCGGTCCCTTGCGGTCCACGGTCCATGTGCGTGTGGCGGGGGTGGGGTCGACGTTGCCCGCCTGGTCCACGGCGCGGACGGCGAAGGTGTGCGGACCTTCAGCCAGCGCCGTGAGGGTCGTGGGGCTGGTGCAGGCGGCGAACGCCTGGGAGTCCAGCCGGCACTCGAGGCGCACCGCGTCCTGGGGAACGTTGTCCGTGCCGGAGAACGTGAGCGCCGCGGCGTTGGAGTTGGTGAAGCTCGCCGGCCCGGACGAAATGGACGTCTCCGGCGGCGTCACATCGTGCAGGAAGGCCGAGACGCTCGCCTGGAAGTAGTTGGCCGTGTATATCCGGTCCGTGACGGGGTTGACCGCAACGCCGTACGGTTTCTGAGTCGGAATCGACGCCACGAGCTGGTTCGTGGCGTCGAACGCGGAAATCGTGTTCGAATCGAAGTTCGCCAAGTACACCATCCCGTTGGAAGGACTGGCGGCGATGCTGATGACTTGCGAACCCACTGCGGCCGTCCGGATGATCGCGTTCGTGGATCCGTCGATCACCGAGAGCAGCCCGTCGCCGGAAGTGTAGATACGGCCATTAGCCTGGTTGAGCTCCAGCCCATAGACGTCGTGTGGCACCTGCACGGTGGACAGCAGGTTGAGGTCCCTGTCCAGGACTGAAATCGCCTTGGTGGAGCGGTTGGCGACGTAGACGCGTCCCGTCTCCTCGTTAACTTCGATTCCAAAGGGGGTACCTGGGAACGTCTTCACGGTCAAGGGCGACAGTGTGGCGGCGTCAAGCATGTGCAGCTTGTTCTGGTTGACGTCGGTCGCATAGACCCTCCCACCGGCGGCGTCCACGTCGATGTCGTAAGGCGCGCC contains:
- a CDS encoding crosslink repair DNA glycosylase YcaQ family protein — protein: MTTKRRGGPSDELSADEARSIALAAQGLTGRPASKPGVAGVRRVVRRLHALQLDSVNVLVRSHYLPVFSRLGPYPMTDLDRLVNKTHELLELDAHQASFVPAELEPLFRWRRRWSDWETSGPKLRRERPGYVEAIERHVADHGPIALSDLEDKGSREKPKTKYAESSLMWWRPSDGKSVLDGLVSTGRFALAGRRGFARLYDLRERVIPPEVLAQPAPPAEDAIRTLVELAARALGVATVGDLAGYFFLKVGDTKKAARDLVEQGSLRAARVQGWKDPVYVHTSARAAPSLEARTLLSPFDSLTWSRDRTKRLFGFDFSFEIYVPAPERRYGYYVLPFLLRDRLVARVDLKSDRKRSTLLVQAAFGEAGTAPKEVAAELARELGLMAGWLGLERVEVGERGDLARPLARAVKPRLVR
- a CDS encoding YncE family protein → MPGYPAGIAANPATNRIYVTSYGEATVAVVDGATNTVVSRVNVGVGPQNLDVDSSRNKIYVANYAAGSISAINGSTSSVTGSVPLAGGAPYDIDVDAAGGRVYATDVNQNKLHMLDAATLSPLTVKTFPGTPFGIEVNEETGRVYVANRSTKAISVLDRDLNLLSTVQVPHDVYGLELNQANGRIYTSGDGLLSVIDGSTNAIIRTAAVGSQVISIAASPSNGMVYLANFDSNTISAFDATNQLVASIPTQKPYGVAVNPVTDRIYTANYFQASVSAFLHDVTPPETSISSGPASFTNSNAAALTFSGTDNVPQDAVRLECRLDSQAFAACTSPTTLTALAEGPHTFAVRAVDQAGNVDPTPATRTWTVDRKGPVLASDTAPEAVVISAGGVAGSNLTGGAIDDFSGVTEVAVSYTGLVTPRESLSATLTCSDIGKRLCEWSAQAPTLPGRYEVTVTGRDNAFNPATPLNFSITVV
- a CDS encoding MmcQ/YjbR family DNA-binding protein encodes the protein MSRADPYRKVRQICLALPEAVEKPFGGHTSPAFRVRDKIFVFCFEVGRPAVNVKGAPGVQEALVEQDPGRYFVPAYTGPKGWVGAYVDGTPDWDEIAELIEDSYRLVAPKRLVSELDGRAPSA
- a CDS encoding DUF1990 domain-containing protein translates to MFLSSKPDEATIREFLSGLASAPLSYEPVGLCRMNPKGYNVDVHRVRIGTGESDLETAKQALDSFAGVRLGWADVFPEKPTAELGSNVVVIASHMGFWSLNGCRIVSRLPSDEDPRYGFCYGTLREHAEIGEELFSLELDPDDDGVWYEIRAVSRPGALIAKAGRSIARGLQKKFREDSARAMAAAVATATAG
- a CDS encoding aminoglycoside adenylyltransferase domain-containing protein codes for the protein MNRAPTPFPELNAVLAGLVGAAQSILGNNFYGAYLTGSFAVGDADMQSDCDFLVVTSGPLTGEHESALRVLHDDIPTRPGHWTKHLEGSYPPKQDLQTLEALEREWLYIDHGWREMQWSTHCNREVTRWSLRERGVTLAGPEPRTFVGEVPPEVLRSRMRRDIQTLLPDLLSWTTLSLAWSQRYAVATVCRILYTVHFGEVGSKREAMTWAGDELGPPWQPLIQSSLDERERGYDEADRAAPERIDATLRLIEHARHLIGAR